ATTAAACTATTAAAGGATACCAAAGTAAGAAAGATTAACAATTTTCAATTTATATGATGGAGAAAGAAATAAGAAAATCAAATGAATCATGCACATACATAGCTAAAAACCCAGAAAGGAGTGAGAGTATATGAATCGATAACCTTACAAATGAGAAAAATGTGGAAGAAAATTGTTCTCCTAAAGACACGATTGCAGCAAAGAAACAGCAGACCATCAGACCTGaaacattgaaaaaaaaaaaaaaaaaaaaaaagatcagagAGAACAAAAATAGGCACAAACCTGCGAACACGGCAGCTATAAGCCAATATATTAACCGGTGATATGCATTAATGATCATGTCTAATTAGTCTGAGAATAGCGATAGCTTTTGGTCTCCTCAAATTCCGTCGTTTCTAGTGTCCTCAAAAAGAATTATCCTCTCATCCACGTTCAGTACATATTTATTTCTCACTTCATGATTGCTGCTATTAAATGTCATAACTGCAGCTAAATAAATTATAGCAAGccattattttcttctttttttcttctctagTGTTGTTATTGAAGCATAAAAATAAGGGGGAAAAGGCAAAAataggagaaaaaaaaataaataggaatggtGGTCATAGCGAGGTGCCACATCATCTTGTCTATGCCTAGTTTTATATCATATATAGATTATTTCTCCAGGTAAGTCAATAATCTACAATCAGATCACGAAAATACAACAAAAACAGAGATATTTAGTAATTATTTCTCCAGGTTAGTCAATAATAAAAAATCAGATCATCAAGGAACTTTCATAGGACGTTCTTCAATTATTAATGCCAACCATGCAAAAAATCTCTCCACAATCACCGGATCAAGGATACAATATTAATCCATATACATCATCTGTAAGACACCACTTGATCTAGGAAGAGACCAGTGGACCAAACAATAAAACAAACGAAATAAATCCCTTAGACATCCTACATCGTAGGATTACTCCAACCTTTATGAAGTATAACATCCAATAAACCAATATAAAAGGGTAGTTCTCTTCCTGTTTTTATTGCAGTAACGAGAGAGAACaaaattggaggaaagattcattAACTTATGGTGTGGCATATGAAGGAGCCGGTAAGAAAGGAAATGGAGCAACTGAGGCATATGCTACAGGTGGCCGACGGTTACCATTTCCTCCGGGCCGCTTCGTTCTTTTTCCTTCTGGTGCCTCTTCTGTAGTTTCCAATGAAGATGACATCTCAACAATCTTACTGGAGTTTTCAATAGTCATTTGCTGCTCACTCTCAGTTACACGATGAACTAGAAGCCCAGACATAAATACGGGAAGATAAAGAAGACTGGCATGGAACATTCTCCTAGCACCTTTGGTTGTACGGTTCAGGTAGAATGACATTGCTGTACCACTGATTGCCACAGCGAGAAGTGTTGATTCCAGGCAAAACCACCCAGATGTCAAACCCCCTGCACACAGACACTCATAAGAGATGGCAGTCTAGATAGAAGCATGAAGAGGGAGAGGTCAAACATTAACGAAGTGCACACTCAAAGTAAGAACCCAGCAGCAGATGTGCGCGATTTTCCAACAAATTAAAGGCACATTGAGCAGTTGCATGGAAAACATGAAGTTGCTATGCAAGTCATTTCAAACCGGAACCAGCTCTTCGATATTTAAATTCTACAATTCAATCCATGATGATGTAaacattttcatgattttatgTACTTCACCTAAACCTTGACACTTTTCATGCTGGGACAACTTAAAATGTTTGATATGATTAGAAAAAAATGATACTTCCGCCCGTGAAAAAAATAGTTCTTTTGGTTTTAGTAGTCCCAAGATGATGTCCACTTTCTTTGAAaataaatattactccctccgtctcaatttaagtgtcttagtttgactaggcacgaagtttaaggaATAAAAGGATACTAACAAGGCCATAAATGGAGCTAGGGTGTTTTTATCAAGTAAAAGATTTCATTGATATTAACAAGGGCATGATGGCCGTATACAAGAGGTATACCAAAAAAGGAGAAACCTACAAAATAAGGTTCTCTCCAAACGACACCCAGTCCTCTATAAAAACAGGAACTACATGGatgcaccaaaagaaaataaggtaTCGGAGACTACTCCTCAATTGAGCAAAGCTCATCTCCATCCCTTCAAAAGCTCTCTTATTCCTCTCTTTCCAAATGACCCACAAAAAAGCAAGAGGAGTAACATTCCAAACCTTGTGACTTCTTCTCCTAGCTCCACAGGTCCAACTGAACATCAACTCCTTCACCTCCTTCACGAATTTTGGCAAAACCCAAGAAACACCAAACCATTTAAAGATATCCCACCACAATCTCGTGGCTAGTTTACAATGTAACAAAATATGATCCACGTCCTCCCCTGCCTCCTTACATAGGAAACACCAACTTATACAAACAACCTTTCTTTTTCTAAGGTTCTCCGCCGTCAATATCACCCCTCTAGCCGCCAACCATGTGAAGAAACATACCTTCCTCGTCACCTTAGGTATCCAGACTGAATCAAATGTGAAACTATCCTCCGTCCTAACCAAAAGCTTCTCATAGAATGACTTGACAGAGAACAATTTGTTACTTCTCAACTCCCAACTCAAAGCATCGGGTCTATCAAGTCCATTTATTTTACTAATTACTACTATTTCAGATACATAATGGTACTGGATTATTTGGACTACAAGACCAAATCAGATTATAGAGCAGGATTTTATAAGTAATAGTCAACAAAATGGAATTTTCAGTACTTCCCATTTTAAGGAGTGCCTACCTTTTTTGGCTTAAGTTTTGAAAAATTCAAGTCAAAATTAACTTTAAAAAATGGTCAATTATACCATTTAAGTCAACTTAGGACACCAAAGTTGACAGAGACAGAAGCATACAAGCCCAATTACCTTATAAAACTTGGTCAATTTGAATAATGCCAAATAACTCTTCACAAAGAACAAGAGCATAAACAGGAATATTCCAATATTGAAAAATGACTCACAATCATAGGCTAGGTAACCCAATGGTAGTAGATATAGGCAGTTTCTCAAGGCTACAGCGGCTGTCCTCTGTCCAGAAGCATCAGCAAGAGAGAACATTCTGAACCTGTACAGAAAATAAGAGATGACAAATTGAAGAACATCTTAGGACCAATTCGAGAAAACACAACATTGGATATTATGAGAGGAAGAGATGCTACAATGATGTCAAGCAGCTTATGTACTTTGTTTCATGCATCATCAGAAATACTcaagctcccccccccccccccccccccccccacctcaaATTAAGCCTCCAGAAGCCCAAAATATTTATTCACCAATCATCACATGATGACTAGAGCTTGAGAACCTCTTTAAAGGTAGAACATGTTCGGACAATCCTCGGCATCTAGATGCATATGGCCATTAAAATGAAACTATATGGCTACATTCACTGCACAACAGCCTTGACTTTGAGGATCACTACATAATTAATACTTGTATGGCCAAAAGTTCAAAAAAGGAGGTACATACCCTCCGTCAGCGTAATCTTTACGGCACAAGTATGCTAGGGCCATAAAATGAGGTAATTGCCAAAAATAAAGAGCAGCTGGGAGAAGCATTCCATTGAGAGACACCTGACCAGAAGCTGCAGCCCACCTTTACAAGGAGAGAAAATCTTTCAAACTGGTGCATCAACTGCAGAACCATGACAATAACAGCAATTACAAAATACCAGAAAGCATGGCTAACCTAAAACTAAATCCAAGTATCTGCTGTAAGTTATACTCCTATAACATTTGCATAAAAACAAACATtcacttcaaaatgaaaacatgCATTTGCTGAATCAAAAATATGTCACCCTTTCCACAACTATGACCTAACTAGCGAATTCTCCAGACACTGAGTCTGAAATAATGATATTCCATGAAGAATGTCTCACTCTGAAAATCGAATCATTAATGTACTATGCAGCGTGGCTACATACAGAAGGCAAACCGGTAATACTTTGCAAAGCAAACAAAAAGCAAATATAGACCACGAGCATGCTGAAATGATCGCTCCAGTAAATTTGCTGCATAATACAGCACATGGATTTGTCTATCAATGAACATTCTCAAACAACCTATCAAATCAGGAGGTGAGTTTTGGCAAGAACACAACGATATAAAATCATGTCTCCTTTATGTGCAGGGTACAAAAACAACCAAACTAGGAGGGACCAAGATTGATAAAGCTGAAAGCGTAAAAGTGTATAACAAGACATACCCAAGCAGGGGAGGAATAGCACCAACAATTGCGCCGACCCATGTATTTATTGGATGTATCTGCTTTAGTGGTGTGTATACGAATGCATACAGCACAAGATTAGAAGCACCAAGGCCAGCTGCCAACATATTAGCCTGTACAGACCTTGTCATAGAAATTGTAACATCAGTCCCTCAATCAATAATCCATGCAACTGAAAGACAATTTATCAAATTGCAATACATATTGTTAGACTAGTTGCAAAGGATATCCGTCCACCTTGCTAGCCAGTAAAGCAGTGCCCAGTATGCCAGCAGAAGATGCCCATGTTACTGCATGGGGTATACTGATTCGTCCTGATGGCAATGGTCTTTTCTTAGTTCTGTTCATCTTAGCATCATTTTTCACCTCAAACACCTGAGAGCGAAGACTAAAATAATTAATGGCATGGAGTTCCACTTCTTGAAAATGTATGTAAAAGTACATGCAGCATGAATTGTCACGGATGGATACAATCTCATTGCCGTTAATTGTTTCGCAAAGAAAAACATAGAAGGAAAAGGAAAATATTCTCAACAGCCCACCGGTTCTCCCACTTTCAAAGGGGAGGGAGCTAACTTAATTCTCATTTAGGTGAAGTGTAGTTCTGGTAAGAGGTAAAGCCCGAAAGCTGTTCCCCTCCCTATAAAGGGACATGCCAACCACTCTCCTTTTTACCAACACTTTAGGTGGAAGCGCAGTTGTGAGCAAGATTCCAGTATTTTACCTGATTTAACGTGCTAGCTGATGCCGCAACCATCATTGTGCCAGCACATGTGTAGCAAAGTCCCATGTAATCAATGGCACTACCACTCCCAAGGATATATCCAGTGCCAGAGGTTGCAACAACAAGCATGCTGAAAACAGTGTAGTTAGAGAAAAATGAAGCAGCAAAAATACGGAGGGTGACATATTGCGTAGCTTATTTGCAAACATTCTGGAAAGAAAGAGTGAACAATCAGAATATGCAATAGATTTAAGCTGTAGTCACCAAAAGTAAAAAGAACCTAGAAGCTCTCCTACTCCAAGGAACCCAAGGACTAGTAAGATTTGCAATTTGGAATAGTGCAGAAACTCCTTTTTACCTGCTAAATAATTTTGTATCAGAACGTTGAAAGATGAGAATGGGGCCAGAGCACAAGAATGGCGAGCATCTTGTCTTCTTTTGCTGCTTCTCACTTTTGATCTAAGGCCCTATTTGTTTGCACCTAATAGGGATCTAAATCTAAATCATCCATACCTCAACCCATTGAGGGGCCATTTGTTTTTATTAAGATGTCCGAATTTGAGCACACATCTAAAAAGTAAGATGTTGTTTCTAGATCTGGATATTGAATGATTAAGACACTTTGTTTTTTCAGCATCTATATAATCAACCTATATTTAAACATAAATAGATTCATACATCTTATTTTAGAAAGGTAACAATAGTATTATAAAATATAGATTCATACATCTTAATCTTAAGCAAACAGGGCCTTATAATATGCTTTAAGCATCTAATTTATACTACTACTAAAACACTAACCCCTTAAAGTAACTAACTTTGCTTGATGAAAAAGTTGCTTCCCTTGTTCCCATAGCTAGCATGAAGAACCTAAGACTAAAATTGGTTTGTCCACTACGCTCCTTCCTTTTATTTTTGGCTCACAACCTATTATCTCCAACTTTTTTTGTTGTGTTTCTTAGCTTTATTTTGATTATCATTTCACCTCGTATTTTTGCAATGTAAATCTAATACCAATAGGAAAATCTGAACAAATTGGATATGAATTGAGTGTTTAATGATATATGGTAGTTTAACAATAGATCTATATCCCACTCTTCTTTTGTTTATCACTTTTGGACCCTTTTAATATGTTTTAATGTTCGAACTGGACCTAGCATCACCTGAAAAACAAAAAATTAGACAAAAAAATGAAGTGTTCTATGTAAAGGTAAACCTTTATTGGGCATTGCAGAGGCTTAGGGTGCTTTCTAGACAAGGACCAAGTGTATCAGTCCATGAAATATACAATACAGACAGAGACAACCTCGAGCATATGTCCAACATCCATTTAATCATGTTTTAGCAAGACTCATTAACCTTCTAATGGGTTTTTTCCTTCATTATTTATTGTTATAGGTTCCTTTTTATCATTGAGACATCAACTAACAACTAATTACTCAGCCAAATTACCAAAGTTTTGGGTCTTGAGCCCATATAATTTTGGATATCCTGCAGCAGCCAACTATTAGCGGAACTTATTTCTAGAGCTGACTCTTCCTACTATTGTAAATCATGCATCTTAAGGATGCTTTGTTATTAATATACCACTTATTTCATCAAAAAAAGGCACTCAATCAAGCAGCTATATAATAAAGAATTCAATATTCACCTAACAAACGTCTAACGTGGTTTCAATAAGCACAATCACACAGGCCGTAACATTCCAATAACTCTGTGAAGTCAATAGATACATAAGTATATTTACAATACTCCAATAATTAAATCCAGCTAGTTATAATCAAGTAGTACTAAACAGTTCCATCACAAAATCAATGAATCAACTACACATCATTCCTCTCTAATCCGGTCCAAAATGCATTCCAATACTAGTTTGAATAAACAGTTTAATTACAGAAATAACAATATCTAGCAATTGAATAAGAGGATTCAGACAACAAAAAAGGCCTAACCTAAAGCAAGTAGTACTAAACAGTTCCATCACAAAATCAATACTATTCTCTAATTCCAATACTAGCAGTTTAATTACAGAAATAACAATATGGGGCTTCACCTTAAGCGAGCTTTAGAAAGCTCGGAATAACAGCGGGCGTAATGCTTAGCGAAGTCGAAAACATCCCTAGCTTTCAAAACAGATGAAGCAGCCGCAAAAGATGAAAGATCCACAGCTGAAGAGCCGGTTCGGACCCAACCCGCCGGTTCAGTAGACTCCGGTCCGAAGCGGGCGGCTGTAGAAGTGGATCTACTAAGGAGGCCATGATGAAGTAAAGGAACACGAATACAAGTGAGGAGTTTCGAAGAGAAACGCGCTGAGTTTCTTCTCCACATGGTCCCGACTCTTGAGAACTGAGTTGGGCGTCCAATTGAGAATGTTTCGAGATTAATCTTTTTGATCTGTGAAATTTTACAAGACAGTATTGTTGATGCCTTGTTGTGTATCCTTAATAGTAATCCCCTTTCGCGAGAACCAAGACGAGTAaccattagtttttttttttttttgtccgcAGCCGCTACCCGAACGCATTGGGTAAATCCGCCCGTGTAAGAGCTACTACATTGAGAAGGCATTATTATATagggggttcgaacccacgaCCTCCCTTATGAGAGGCCTCCCCTCAAACCAACTCAACCACACTCGAAGGTGAGTAATCATTAGTTGTTGTGTATTTCTATTGAAATTCTTGAAAATAAGTGATTGATGTACCAAATTTTATGTAGGTTTAAAAAATTACTACAACTGTCTTCTTAAACCGAGCTTTTAGAAATTGATATTTTAAGGAAAAAATGGGTGAATATTAgatacaatttgaatagaaaaaaataATTCTGCAAATATATCTTTTGTATCTATTTTTGCATAAAGAAATCATTTCTACTCTCAACGTTAATTATTTGTTCAATTATATATGTGTGGCTTCCTCGTTGAGCATATCAAATACTCAACCAACTTGCAGTGGCAGTCTAAGGGTGTTTATGGGTCGATTTGGATTGGTTTgggttaaaatcaaaaccaaattaATCTACtcggtttttaaaattattaaaactaAATTAAACTGAATATAATACATATTCATCGCTTTGGTTGTAGTCGGTTTGGTTCTGTTTggatcggtttttcggttttcaagaaaactaacggtatttctctctttcatttttttcctaCAATTAGGAAAGAATTTTCTATCCTTTTCAGATTTATAATTCACTATTATCCTTTTATTGTGGTAGCTATAATTTTCttgcattatggagaaaatgtcttagGATTTATAATATAATTAAGTGAAAaaaagtttataagaaatacaaaaaataaatatagGTGAATCTCATAGTTatttctttgaataaatgagtttgaattcatggatttctttttaaaatgagCTTAAGGTATAAGTTCATTAGcctattagagataaataaaaATTTTCTAAAATGTATATAAATCATTTAAAAGTATGTATAAAATTAAtatcttgtatatatataattgtaaAATGTATTTATAAAATttatcggttcggttcgattttttcttCAGTTTGCTTTAGTAAAACCATAGCAAACCAAATACTATCGGttcttaaaaaaatttaaaaccaaaccaaactcaaCCCAAGTAAATATCTGTTTATTTAATCGATTTGGTTTAATTTTCGGTTTGGATTGGAttttaaccaaaccgtgaacaCTCCCAAGTGGCACGCGAACTTGCACAATTTGGAAGCAAGCAGCATCGCAATGAAGAGAGTATGTTAACATGGAGAAAGATTATTTGGGGATTGCATCTTTTCGATCAATCTCACCCTGTAATCTAAATTTCAATCTTTAATTTAATGCATTTTATCAAACCATGTCATGATATGAGTATGTCTTTTTTCTTTCTCAAAAAAATACTCAGAACCATGTCATGTTTTGAGTATTTATGGTATTATTTGAGTAACGCTtatacttcaaaaaaaaaaaaatccccaaaaATTATCTTTATTGAGATTCTGATAATTATATtaatcatagtatatgttttttCAGCACATATTTATAGTGATTGCCATTAGTCCATTACAATCTATTAGCATTAAGAAAGATACAATTTAACTTTATAGTGGAATATAAATTTCGCATTAGAAAAAGATTACCACCTATTGTATTGCTAGTTAGGATATGACCAAGATCCAAATTAGTGCCTGAACTGGATCACAAAGTTGAAATATTACTTCACCAAACTCCTCATCTTTCCGACATTGAAAAGGGGCCAAGCATTTGGCTGTGGCAGAAATTTGAAAAGAAACTTTACTGGCATCTTGGATAACGCCAAATTCACActttctctcattttttttttttttacgattaCCTGAATATTGATTTCCTATTACGTACTTTCTCTCTCCTACTATAAGTGGTTAATTTGGTTTATGCTCAATTGATCAATTTTTGGAAAGACAGGATATGTGAGAATATATGGAACAGAACAGCAGGTAGATTTTACAATGCAACAAATCTCTAGGTATATATCATTCATCTGGAGGTTCTGCTAGCCATCTTCTTTAAACTTTACACACAATGGCTAAGTCAACTTGGATAAGCAGTAGTCATACCCTTTTCTAACCTGTTACTATTAACTTATATACACTAACAGTGTAAACGTTAAGAAATTTTACACTCTTATTCATATAGGTTTTCTCATATCACCCTGCTTCTCTTCATCTTGCTTTCCACTACTTCTTTGTTCAAACTCAATGTACTTGTACCACTTAGCACAAATAAGGTAGACCACAAAATCAGCTGTTGTCAATGCTGCTAAGAGGAAGTAGAATCTATCCAAATGGCCCTTGTTGAGGTTCCCAGGTATCCATCCAGGCATTTTATCGGTTGTCGAAATTTTAGAAACAACAGAAACCAGCAAGCTGCTCACATAGTTCCCTAGTGAAATTGATGTCATGCAGAGTGCACTTCCAAAGCTTTTCAATCCATCAGGTGCTTGTCCATTGAAGAACTCTAATTGTCCAACATACATAAAAACCTCTGATGCTCCAATTAGTACATATTGTGGGACTTGCCAGAAAATGCTTAAAGAACTCGAATTCGTGCAATGAGAACAATCTTTGTTGGCATATTGTAACCTGAAATGCTCCACTATACCGGCTGCTACCATTCCCATTATAGCAATTATGAGGCCAACTCCCATACGTTGGAGTTCGGTTAGTCCTC
The sequence above is a segment of the Lycium barbarum isolate Lr01 chromosome 6, ASM1917538v2, whole genome shotgun sequence genome. Coding sequences within it:
- the LOC132645872 gene encoding protoheme IX farnesyltransferase, mitochondrial; its protein translation is MVTRLGSRERGLLLRIHNKASTILSCKISQIKKINLETFSIGRPTQFSRVGTMWRRNSARFSSKLLTCIRVPLLHHGLLSRSTSTAARFGPESTEPAGWVRTGSSAVDLSSFAAASSVLKARDVFDFAKHYARCYSELSKARLSMLVVATSGTGYILGSGSAIDYMGLCYTCAGTMMVAASASTLNQVFEVKNDAKMNRTKKRPLPSGRISIPHAVTWASSAGILGTALLASKANMLAAGLGASNLVLYAFVYTPLKQIHPINTWVGAIVGAIPPLLGWAAASGQVSLNGMLLPAALYFWQLPHFMALAYLCRKDYADGGFRMFSLADASGQRTAAVALRNCLYLLPLGYLAYDWGLTSGWFCLESTLLAVAISGTAMSFYLNRTTKGARRMFHASLLYLPVFMSGLLVHRVTESEQQMTIENSSKIVEMSSSLETTEEAPEGKRTKRPGGNGNRRPPVAYASVAPFPFLPAPSYATP